Below is a window of Aerococcus viridans DNA.
GGGAAATAAACCTTTTTTCGACCTCAGGGAAAAATAAATTGGCCCTGTAAAGAGAAAATACTTTACAAGCTGACAAAAACTTGTTATCATGTTTACTTGTGATGAGCTTTTAAGGCTTTAAATATATAAAAACACTTAATTTTTAGGAGGAACTTACTCATGGCAGTAAAAATTCGTTTAAAACGTATGGGATCTAAACGTAACCCATTCTACCGTATCGTTGCAGCAGACGCACGTTCACCACGTGATGGTCGTATCATTGAAAAAATTGGTACTTATAACCCAACAACTCAACCAGAAACTATTGAGTTAGATGAAGCGTTAGCTTTAAAATGGTTAAAAGATGGTGCGCAACCAACTGATACAGTTCGTGACATTTTATCTCGTCAAGGCGTTATGAAAAAACACCACGAAAACAAATTAGAAGCTAAAGCAGCTAACAAATAAGCGTAGACACTATGAATGATATGCCAAATATTGAAGATTTATTGTTAACAATTGTAAAGCCATTGGTGAATCATCCTGATGAAATCCAATTGCACATTGTTGATGGAGATGAATTTTTAGAATACCATTTGTTGCTACATCCTGATGATGTTGGCCGGGTGATTGGCAAGGGTGGCCGCGTTGCAAATGCAATCCGCACCATTATCTATTCAGTTCGAGTAGAAGGACCAAAGAGAATTCGCTTGGTAATTGATAGAGAAAATTAAACAGGGTGTAAGAGTCGACGTTCAGAAAGAAAACGTTGGAAGATTAGATTGTAGCTGACAAAGTCAGTTACAATCTAATCTGAAACGCAGTTCTTTCTGGAGACTCGAACCCGACTAAACAGGGTGCGATAGTCGAGCTCAACTAAAGGATGTGAGACAGGGCGTATAGATAGGAGACGATGGAAGAATGGTGCCGTATCACCCAAAGTGTGATGCAAACTATTCTGAAGCGGACACCTGCCTGTCCTGGCGAGCTCAACTTCACAAAGTGCGATAGTCGAGCTCACCCTATAATTGGTTTAGACAAAGTTTGCAACAAAGCAATTCGCTTTTTAAGGGCGTAGACAGAAATGTCTGCGTCTTTTTTTGATATCTTTAAACAACTTTTGGATGGGGCACTTTTGGGATTCGTCGTGTTATCTTGGTTTTTAAAGTGTATTGATGTAAAATAAGACTGACGTTTGACCATGTTATTTTTAATTACAGTGGTCGCTAGAAATGTGAGGTGTGTCCTATTCTAAGAAGTGGTTTGAAGGTTGGAAGATAGGCACATAAGAAGGGAAGGCAATAGATATGGTGAAGATTGAGGGCATGGCTGAAGAGCAGTATTATTTGGTCGGAAAAATCGTGAATACACAGGCTTTACGCGGTGAAGTGCGTGTGATGGCGACAACTGATTTCCCGGAAGAGCGCTTTAAAATAGGCGCGACTTTGGCGATTTTTAATGGCGACAAGTTGGTTGAAATGGTTGAGGTGGATGGTCACCGTCTGCATAAGAATTTCAATTTGTTGCATTTTAAGGGCAAGGACAATATTAATGATGTAGAAAAATTCAAAGGATTTGATTTGAAGGTTGCGGGCACTGAGCGCGAGGCGGACGAATTGGATGAGAATGAGTTTTATTATGATGATATTATTGGTCTAGAAGTCTATACGACTGATGAGACTTATCTAGGCAAGGTCCGGGAGATTACGTCACTACCGTCTAATGATGTTTGGGCTATTCAACGTCCAAATAAAGGGAAGGATATCTTGATTCCTTATATTGAAGATATTGTGTTAGAGATTGATCTGGATGATAACCGAGTTGTGATTGACCCGATGGACGGTCTGATTGATGATGTGGACGCGGAAAAGGGTGACGCCTAATGCAGATTGATGTATTAAGCCTTTTTCCAGAGATGTTTGAAGGTCCAATGAACACGTCGATTATTGGGAAGGCCCAGGAAAAAGGAGTGGCCAATATTGATGTGACGGACTTTCGTAAATTTGCGGTCAATAAGCACGGGCATGTGGACGATTATCCTTATGGCGGTGGTGCTGGTATGTTATTGCGGGTTGACCCCATCAATGATGCCTTAGAAGAAATTGAGGGTAAACACCCTGATACTAAAAAACGGGTGATTTTGATGGACCCGGCTGGTGAAACTTTTACGCAGAAACATGCGGAATCATTTGCTGAAGATGACCATTTAATTTTTATTTGTGGCCACTACGAAGGCTATGACGAGCGTATTCGGTCATATGTGACCGATGAAATTTCGGTTGGAGACTATGTACTTACTGGTGGCGAATTAGGGGCTATGATTGTGATTGACGCTACTGTCCGCTTGCTTGAAGATGCGGTGGGTAACGAGGAATCGATTACGGGAGACTCCTTCTCTACTGGTTTGTTAGAGTATCCACAATATACCCGCCCGGCTGAATACAAAGGAATGACTGTGCCGGATGTATTGATGTCTGGTAACCATGCTAAGATTGCTGACTGGAAGGGGAAAGAATCCTTACGCCGGACCTATGAACGCCGGCCGGATATGTTAGAAAATTACCCCTTAACAGATCAACAAGCTAAATGGTTAGAAGAAATTAAAGCAGAAACTGAGTAGGACTGTTATGAGTGGGTCTATTGTGTGGACCACAGTTTCAAACTAGCTTTAACATGGATATCTTTTTTATTTATTCACTATCCCTGATATAATATGAGTCAAGAATGGGGAGTGATTTTATGCCATGGAATATGCAAGATTATCCTGATAACTTAAAAAACTTTGATGAGGTTGAACGAAAGAAGATCATTGAGATCATGAATGCTATGGAAGCTGCGGGTTACAAAGAAGAAGATTTAATACCCATTGCAATCCAGCAAGGGAAAGAGTGGTACCAGAATGCTTCTGATACAGAGATTTCGGAAGTTAAACAGGCAACCAAACCCAAAAAGAGCGATAAGCATGATACTGAATCAGCCAATCCTGATTTGATGGATGAGGACGTTCAAGTGAAATTTGATCACGAGAATGCGCAATGGCAAGTGATTACCGTGAAGGCAAAACGCGCTGCGGGTACTTTTGATTTAAAAGAGGATGCTATGAAGCGGGCTAAGGAAATTGCTGATAACAAGGGGACAAAAGTAATTGCTTATACCAAGGATGGTAAGCGACAATAGCATGCAAGCTATTGTAGTTAGCCATTATAAAACACCTACCTTTAGGTTATTAGAGGTAGGTGTTTATTTTTTATTCGAAAATGGTTTTGGCTACGTTTAGTTGCTTCATTAAGGCTGTCTTTTTGAATTGGTGTTCATCAATGTCTTCTAAAATTGACCGTAAGAGATTGATCCCTTCGAGGATATGCTCACCTTTATTTAACATGACACATTCAGCTCGTGCCCCCATAGATACATCCGAAATTTCAGCACGTGAAGGTACACCTGATTTTACCAAGGATTCCAGGACCTGAGTGGCCCAAATTACAGGGATTTGTGCAGCCTCGCAGAACCAAAGAATTTCTTCTTGGACAACAGATAGTCGTAGATAGCCAACTTCCACAGCTAAGTCTCCTCTAGCGATCATAATGCCTGTTGGTCGGTAGCGGTTTGCTTCGATAATAATATTGATGAGGTTCTCAAAACCAGAGACGGTTTCTAGTTTGATCGTCGCCAGTTTATCTTGGTCTTCGGTTACTTTTTCTGCCATTACTTGATTGATATGACGAACGTCGTCCAAGTCGTGGACGAAGGAGAAGCCGATAACGTCAGCAGCTTCTTTAGAAAAAGCCAAATCATCGATATCTTTATCGGTTAATACAGGGATATTTAACTCACGATCAGGGAAGTTGATGCCTTTCGTGGCTTTCACTTTCTTACCGTTTGATGCCATTTGGGTGATGCGAATTTTTACTCCTTCAGGGTAAGTTTTTTGGACTTTACCTAGAATTTTACCATCATCAAGTGACACCGCCTCATCAACCTTTAAATCTTTAATAATTTCTGGAATTGGACAAGATAAGACAATTTCACAATCATACAAATCCTTTAATACCGTATCGCTTGTGAGGAAAAAACTATCTCCCTCATAGAGCTTGGGGTTTTGCAGGGTGGTATAGATGGCTTGAATTCGTACTTTAGGACCAGCAATGTCGGTAAAAATTTTAATGTCACGCTCGTATTTCTTGCCAGCTTGATGAATATTTTCAACCATTTTCCGCCAAGTAGATACATCATCATGGGCACAGTTAATACGGGCTACGTCTAAACCTGCCTCTACCATTTGATCAACTAGGTCTTGGTCAGTGGCGGCTTCATTGGGCATAGTCACCATAATGCGGGAATAACGATCCTCAGCACCTGAGCCAAAGAAATCATTGGTGAGTTGGTCAAGTGTAGACCCGTGTCCTTGACTGGTTTTTGTCATATGTTCAGGAATGTCAACTGCAGGCATATTCGCACTTTTGGCGAGATGATAAACGACTAAATCAAGGGTAGCTAATACATGGCCTTCGAGACGACCAAGTGAAGAAAGACCAAGATTTCCCAGTTTTAATTGTAGGCTGCGGATATCTCGGCGACGAAGGGCAACATAATAAGCAAAATTTAAGGCTGCTTCTTTAAAATCTTCACGGAGGGTGGAAGGATCCCAAGAGGCATAAATTTGTTGGCCATCCTTATAGACGTTTTTACGTAAATCTGATACTTCTAAATATAAATCTTTGTAAATATTATTTATTTGCGTTTTCTGGTTTGTCATCACTTTGTCTCCTTTATCACTGATTTGTAACCGTTTCCTATTCACCTATCATTGTATCGTGAACACGAGTAACTAACAAATATTTGTACAGTGTGATTGGGATGATTTATTGAAACGATTCCTATTAAGGATACTTAGTCTGAAGATGTTACTTTAGAATAAAGCAGACGAGTGATCGCAAACCCTTATATAGGACGTCCACTATTTATAACAAGAAACTTTCAAATTTCTATTTACAATAAGTGATAAATTTGATATACTATTAAAGGTGTTGTTTCAACACATACTTTATGATATTCCGCTGTGGCAAAACTGCCATATGAGTGTTGTTGGAAGGAGAGAATCTAAATGAGTAATTTAATTGATCAAATCACTTCAGAACAACTACGTAACGATGTACCTGACTTCCGTCCTGGTGACACTGTTCGTGTACACGCGAAAGTTGTTGAGGGTGAACGCGAACGTATCCAGTTATTTGACGGTGTTGTTATCCAACGTCGTGGTGCTGGTATCAGCGAAACTTACACAGTTCGTAAAATTTCAAACGGTGTTGGTGTTGAACGTACTTTCCCAGTACACACGCCACGCGTAGCTAAAATTGAAGTATTACGTGAAGGTAAAGTTCGTCGTGCTAAATTGTTCTACTTACGTGACTTACATGGTAAAGCTGCACGTATCCCAGAACGTCGCCGTAAACAAAAATAATGCTACTACAGTAGCTATACAGAGAATCCCAATCGAGCTTTTTCTTGGTTGGGATTTTTTTATTTAGATATATTTAAAGAGTCAAACTTGTCAAAGAAGGGTATGATATTGATGCATGAAGGACGATTGAATTATCGTTTGGGTTTATTGTCGGTCGTAACTGGGGTTATCGTGGGAATTGTGTTGTCTGGATTTCGACTGGCTATTCCAGCAATCATGCATGTGGTTGAGGGTGTTTTGGTCTGGGGACAGACTTCGATTTGGCACAGCATCGGCTTTGTTTTGTTGTTTGCGGTTATCGGCTGCATTGTGGCTTGGACAGCTAAGCAGGAACCTATGATTGGTGGGTCAGGTATTCCACAAATTGCCGGGAAATTAAGCGGTAAGCTCAATTTTTCATGGGCATCGGTCTTATTTTATAAATTATTAGGTGGTTTATTGGCTATCGGATCAGGTTTGACGCTTGGGCGTGAAGGTCCTTCTGTTCAAATCGGTGCTTCAATCGGGCAAGGGGTGGCAGAAGTAAGCAAATCTTCTAAAGCGTCTACGAAATACTTGATTGTTGGCGCAGCAGGTGCCGGTTTATCCACTGCTTTTAATGCCCCTGTTTCAGGTATTATTTTCTGCTTAGAGGAATTATTAAAGAAGGTTACCCGTCGTGGATTTTTGTCTGCCACTCTAACGATAATTACAGCATCTTTAGTATCGATAGCACTGATTGGAGATGATGCTGCTATCACTATTCCTCAAGCTTTACATGTGGAAATGGCTACTTACCCGTATCTACTTATTTTAGGGGCCTTGTTAGGTTTATCAGGTGTACTTTTTAATAAAGTTATCTTATGGTCTAAAGCTATATATGGTAAATGGACTGCACCTACTTTTTGGAAAATGGTTTTTCCCTTTGTGCTAACGGCACTTGTACTTTTGATGGATGTGCGGTTAATCGGGTCAGGCGAAGAACTCATTTTGCTACCATTTTTAGATAATCCGGGTCTGTTGACCTTGCTCTATCTATTCCTGGCAAAACTAGTTCTGCTCGGTGTGGCATTCGGGTCAGGCATACCAGGCGGTATCTTTTTCCCATTATTATCAATTGGGGCGCTGGTCGGCAACTTGTACACCAGTGGCTTGTATGAATTGGGACTGGTGGACGCATACACAATCACGGTTTTCACGGTCATTGCCATGTCAGCCCACTTCGCAGCGATTGTCCGCGCACCATTAACGGGTATTTTTCTAATATTAGAAATGACAGGGGGATCTATCCAGTATTTACTCCCAATTGCCATCGTCACTTATATCGCTTATTTCGTGGCAGAAGTCTGCCAATCTGAGCCTATATACGAATCGTTATTAGGGTTGATGGTGAGTGATTGAGAATGGCTTCTTGG
It encodes the following:
- the rpsP gene encoding 30S ribosomal protein S16, producing MAVKIRLKRMGSKRNPFYRIVAADARSPRDGRIIEKIGTYNPTTQPETIELDEALALKWLKDGAQPTDTVRDILSRQGVMKKHHENKLEAKAANK
- a CDS encoding KH domain-containing protein, with the protein product MPNIEDLLLTIVKPLVNHPDEIQLHIVDGDEFLEYHLLLHPDDVGRVIGKGGRVANAIRTIIYSVRVEGPKRIRLVIDREN
- the rimM gene encoding ribosome maturation factor RimM (Essential for efficient processing of 16S rRNA), which translates into the protein MVKIEGMAEEQYYLVGKIVNTQALRGEVRVMATTDFPEERFKIGATLAIFNGDKLVEMVEVDGHRLHKNFNLLHFKGKDNINDVEKFKGFDLKVAGTEREADELDENEFYYDDIIGLEVYTTDETYLGKVREITSLPSNDVWAIQRPNKGKDILIPYIEDIVLEIDLDDNRVVIDPMDGLIDDVDAEKGDA
- the trmD gene encoding tRNA (guanosine(37)-N1)-methyltransferase TrmD; the protein is MQIDVLSLFPEMFEGPMNTSIIGKAQEKGVANIDVTDFRKFAVNKHGHVDDYPYGGGAGMLLRVDPINDALEEIEGKHPDTKKRVILMDPAGETFTQKHAESFAEDDHLIFICGHYEGYDERIRSYVTDEISVGDYVLTGGELGAMIVIDATVRLLEDAVGNEESITGDSFSTGLLEYPQYTRPAEYKGMTVPDVLMSGNHAKIADWKGKESLRRTYERRPDMLENYPLTDQQAKWLEEIKAETE
- a CDS encoding DUF2188 domain-containing protein, translated to MPWNMQDYPDNLKNFDEVERKKIIEIMNAMEAAGYKEEDLIPIAIQQGKEWYQNASDTEISEVKQATKPKKSDKHDTESANPDLMDEDVQVKFDHENAQWQVITVKAKRAAGTFDLKEDAMKRAKEIADNKGTKVIAYTKDGKRQ
- a CDS encoding pyruvate kinase, producing MTNQKTQINNIYKDLYLEVSDLRKNVYKDGQQIYASWDPSTLREDFKEAALNFAYYVALRRRDIRSLQLKLGNLGLSSLGRLEGHVLATLDLVVYHLAKSANMPAVDIPEHMTKTSQGHGSTLDQLTNDFFGSGAEDRYSRIMVTMPNEAATDQDLVDQMVEAGLDVARINCAHDDVSTWRKMVENIHQAGKKYERDIKIFTDIAGPKVRIQAIYTTLQNPKLYEGDSFFLTSDTVLKDLYDCEIVLSCPIPEIIKDLKVDEAVSLDDGKILGKVQKTYPEGVKIRITQMASNGKKVKATKGINFPDRELNIPVLTDKDIDDLAFSKEAADVIGFSFVHDLDDVRHINQVMAEKVTEDQDKLATIKLETVSGFENLINIIIEANRYRPTGIMIARGDLAVEVGYLRLSVVQEEILWFCEAAQIPVIWATQVLESLVKSGVPSRAEISDVSMGARAECVMLNKGEHILEGINLLRSILEDIDEHQFKKTALMKQLNVAKTIFE
- the rplS gene encoding 50S ribosomal protein L19, which translates into the protein MSNLIDQITSEQLRNDVPDFRPGDTVRVHAKVVEGERERIQLFDGVVIQRRGAGISETYTVRKISNGVGVERTFPVHTPRVAKIEVLREGKVRRAKLFYLRDLHGKAARIPERRRKQK
- a CDS encoding ClC family H(+)/Cl(-) exchange transporter; this translates as MSKKGMILMHEGRLNYRLGLLSVVTGVIVGIVLSGFRLAIPAIMHVVEGVLVWGQTSIWHSIGFVLLFAVIGCIVAWTAKQEPMIGGSGIPQIAGKLSGKLNFSWASVLFYKLLGGLLAIGSGLTLGREGPSVQIGASIGQGVAEVSKSSKASTKYLIVGAAGAGLSTAFNAPVSGIIFCLEELLKKVTRRGFLSATLTIITASLVSIALIGDDAAITIPQALHVEMATYPYLLILGALLGLSGVLFNKVILWSKAIYGKWTAPTFWKMVFPFVLTALVLLMDVRLIGSGEELILLPFLDNPGLLTLLYLFLAKLVLLGVAFGSGIPGGIFFPLLSIGALVGNLYTSGLYELGLVDAYTITVFTVIAMSAHFAAIVRAPLTGIFLILEMTGGSIQYLLPIAIVTYIAYFVAEVCQSEPIYESLLGLMVSD